The Pseudomonas sp. G2-4 genome window below encodes:
- the olsB gene encoding L-ornithine N(alpha)-acyltransferase, producing the protein MTQIARISDTGNERRLQAERLIGADALQEAQALRFNVFSGEFNAKLKGAEVGLDMDDYDVHCAHIGVRDLNTGRLVATTRLLDHQAASSLGRFYSEEEFSLHGLVHLKGPILEIGRTCVDPAYRNGGTIAVLWGELAEVLNEGGYSYLMGCASIPMQDGGIQAQAIMQRLRERYLCTEHLQAVPKKPLPALDVPSNVIAEMPPLLKAYMRLGAKICGEPCWDEDFQVADVFILLKRDELCPRYARHFKAAV; encoded by the coding sequence CGCATCAGCGACACCGGCAATGAACGCCGCCTGCAAGCCGAACGCCTGATTGGCGCCGACGCTCTGCAAGAAGCCCAGGCCCTGCGCTTCAACGTCTTCAGCGGCGAGTTCAACGCCAAGCTCAAAGGCGCGGAAGTGGGTCTGGACATGGATGACTATGATGTTCACTGCGCCCACATCGGCGTACGCGACCTGAACACCGGCCGCCTCGTGGCCACCACGCGCCTGCTCGACCATCAGGCCGCCAGCAGCTTGGGCCGGTTCTACAGCGAAGAAGAATTCAGTCTCCATGGCCTGGTCCATCTTAAAGGGCCCATCCTGGAAATCGGCCGCACCTGCGTCGACCCGGCCTACCGCAACGGCGGCACCATCGCGGTGCTCTGGGGCGAACTGGCCGAAGTGCTGAACGAAGGCGGCTACAGCTACCTGATGGGCTGCGCAAGCATTCCAATGCAGGATGGCGGCATCCAGGCCCAGGCGATCATGCAGCGCCTGCGCGAACGCTACCTGTGCACAGAACACCTGCAAGCCGTGCCGAAAAAACCGCTCCCCGCCCTGGACGTGCCGTCCAACGTCATCGCCGAAATGCCGCCGCTGCTCAAGGCCTACATGCGCCTGGGCGCGAAGATTTGCGGCGAACCTTGCTGGGACGAAGATTTCCAGGTGGCCGACGTGTTCATCCTGCTCAAGCGCGACGAACTCTGCCCACGCTACGCTCGTCACTTCAAGGCAGCGGTCTGA